CCCTGCCGAACATGTACGAACCGGTCTGGTACCCCGAGAAGACCGCATCCGCCATCGCCGAGGGCGTTGCCGCCGCCACCGCCCTGGTCGGGCTGCTGCTCACCTGGCGCCGACCGGCGAGGGGCGACGGCCGCCGCCATCGGGCGTCCCGGCAGCGCCAGTAGGCCACGGGGGGTGACGGCGCGCACCGATCAGTGCAGCCGCTGCTCCCAGTCGGCCGGGACGCGGCCGGCCGGTCCCGGGACGGGCTGGCTGACCGGGTGCGAGGTCGGGCCGGCCAGCGCCGGACCGTCGTAGAACTGCTCGGTCTCGAAGTTCCAGAACCAGTCTTCGCCCGGTTCGAAGCTGGTCAGGAAGGGATGGCCCGCTGTGCGGGCGTGCGCGCTGGCGTGCTGGGCCGGTGAGGAGTCGCAGCAGCCGATGTGACCGCATGCGGCGCACCGGCGCAGGTGGAACCACCACCCCTCGGCCGCCAGGCACTCCACGCATCCCTCGCCGCTCGGGGGCACGCTCGGGTCGATACCGGGGATCGTTCTGTCACCACTCATCACTGACACCTCCTCAGTCAGCGTAGCGACCGGTCGGGGGCCGGGCCTGCCGGAGCGCGGGGCCCGGCGCCAGGGCGGCTCCGCCGACCCCGCGCCACCGCTCGGCCCGGTGTTCCGGTGCACTGCGCCGGGGCCGGTTCGTGGCGGAGAGGTAAAGGGAGATAGCGTCGTCCAGTGCTGTTCCGTATCCTCCTGACCCGG
This genomic stretch from Kitasatospora acidiphila harbors:
- a CDS encoding UBP-type zinc finger domain-containing protein; translation: MSGDRTIPGIDPSVPPSGEGCVECLAAEGWWFHLRRCAACGHIGCCDSSPAQHASAHARTAGHPFLTSFEPGEDWFWNFETEQFYDGPALAGPTSHPVSQPVPGPAGRVPADWEQRLH